Proteins encoded within one genomic window of Hypomesus transpacificus isolate Combined female unplaced genomic scaffold, fHypTra1 scaffold_42, whole genome shotgun sequence:
- the LOC124464836 gene encoding eukaryotic translation initiation factor 4E-binding protein 1-like yields MSTGCQNNATSKAIPTRRVTINDAEHMPHDYSTTPGGTLFSTTPGGTRIIYDRKFLLECRRSPVARTPPRCLPDIPGVTSPPSKLILQDKAQKGEPLVNVNNNIIVPPADKSGAGEDAQFEMDI; encoded by the exons ATGTCTACGGGCTGTCAGAACAACGCCACTAGCAAGGCGATTCCAACAAGGAGAGTCACCATTAACGACGCGGAGCACATGCCCCACGATTACTCCACAACTCCCGGAGGAACGCTGTTTAGCACAACCCCTGGAG gtaCCAGGATCATCTACGATCGGAAGTTTCTCCTGGAGTGCCGCAGGTCCCCAGTGGCCAGGACCCCGCCTCGCTGCCTGCCCGACATTCCAGGGGTGACGAGCCCTCCGTCCAAACTCATCCTCCAGGACAAGGCCCAGAAGGGAGAACCACTCGTCAAcgtcaacaacaacatcatcgtCCCACCTGCTGACAAGAGTGGAGCCG GAGAGGATGCACAGTTTGAAATGGACATCTAA